The nucleotide window tgtttaaatgtttaaaaaaataatgtttaaaggaGTTCTAATTCTCAATATTTGTAAACTGATATCCCAGAATGTTTGTGCtctaaaaaaaggtgaaaaaaaaatttaaatccattCCTCCACTTGACTGCCAATGATGGCATCtttactgcccctcccccattgaTCAGGCTAGTGTGTCTCAGGGAAACTATGAAACTACtcgagaaaaaaggaaaaaaaaaagctttttgccAGGGTGTCACCAAAGAGGAGGCCTGTTTGCTCACCCAACACCACCTGTCCCCACTTCTGCCTTCCCCCACGAGGCGGATCGGCCGGTAAAGATCGGCTGGTAATCTTGCACTTTCCCGTGCCCAAGGCTGCCCCCGGAGTTTGTGCCCAGCCTCCCTTGGCTGCTGAGGCGGCCCCCCTACCCCGTGACTGAAAGGAGGTAGTTGCAGTTGCAAATTTCTAGTGCTCAGAACCTAAATGAGACAAATTCTAAATGAGCAACTCCAGCCAATCCTTTTCCCAGCAAGGAAAATGCGGATTCAAGGGCAATTAAACTTTTCTCAAGTTATAGGAAGAATTAGAACCCAAAGGTCAGGGGAAGAAGATGCCCCTGACACTGCTGCCCATCAGTAAATATCTCAAATCTGTTAGCTGGCTTATCAGAGAGAAGATTtatgaaggaggaggaagaggcagaactCTCAGCCCGCATTTCCCACAGACAGAAGGACCCCAAACAACCACGCAGAGTTCAAAAGAGTCTAGACTTAGAGACGCATGATTGAAACGCACTCTCTCCTTTCCCAAAGGATGTGTTCAAGAAGATGAATACAAGGGAAGaccggggtggaggtggggggagaccTTGGACGTGGAAGAAACAGATGGGCAGTGCCTGGAAAGGCCAGGTGTGGTCCTGGGCCAGAACAGGTCCAGCCCCACCTGTGGGGTTCAGGTGCCACAGCAGATCCTCCCCAGAAAGTGCAGCTCCAAAGGCCATGAATATGTGAGCTGAAGGGTGCCCTCTAGACCCATCCACCGACGGAGAAAGGAGACCCAGAGAGGGACTCTTCTTTCTCCATGCAGGTTGGGTTTCAGTCCTGGGGCCTCTCTgaacttctgcctgcctttcTAAGGACAGGGCATGCACCTGTTAGAAATCAATCCGCTCCAAGAAGTCACGGGCTTAAAGTGGAATCTGGAGAAAGAATTGGTCCTGGTAGCCATGCCAGCCTCTCCCTGTCACCCTGTCTCTTTGTGTCTccgtctctctctcctttctccctttgcACCCTTCCTAAACTGAGATAGCAGTTTGAACCCCTCCCGCCTGCGCCCCTCACCTTCTCGGCTGGGATGCTTGAAGGTCATGGCTGCAGCGAGCTCCCCGCCGTGCACGGTGACGCCGGCCCCAGGGGGCGCCAGCGGGGGACCCTGCGCCGCCGGAGGCCACGGCGGCCCCGGGGCGAGGTAGCCGCCGGCCGGCGAGCTGTACACGCCGTGCTGGTTGGAGGCCGGGTAGGCGCAGGCCGGGAGGAAGCCGCCCACTGCGGAGAGGCCGGAGGCCGACTGCGGGGAGAGAGCGACAGACAGTCAGCAACCGGCAATGCCGCCGGCTCCACCAGCCCAGGCCACCACCGCGGTGGGGGATCCCCATTCCCCCTGCTGTCCCCGCAATGATCCCCACGGGCAGCCTGGCCTCTCACTCTCCTGGTAAGGACCCAAGCAAAGTGATGTCCATTCATATtgttacaaataataataaaaggtgtTCGCCATCCGGGATTTAGAGAAAGGGAGTCAGCCTTCAACCTTTTGTGTTAATGGggccaagcttttttttttttttttagcaaaagtgtcttggcaaaagaaaaatcagtgtcCTCAAAAGCGGCCTTCCCCAAACCAGCATGtctagaaaaggagagaaatacgCTACTAACAGAGCCACGGATGGGGGACGGgggtctcttctctttctccctaccCCCAACTCTTCGGCTCCCCCGATAAGGACACCTCCTTCCCCGCCGCTCGGGTGGGTACCTGAGTGTATTTAATGTCCGCCTCCAAGGCGGGTTTCTCGAGCCCATTCACGGAGGGGCTGGCGGGGAAGGCCGTGCGGTTCACGCCGGCCCACTCTTCCATCTTCGGGGAGTAGGCGGCGCCTTCGCTCCCCGCCAGGGCCCCTGCGGGGGACACAGGACGGTTGAACAGTGGCGTCTGGATCCGCACTGGGCGCACGCGCAGACCCCCAGCCCGACCTGCACACGCGTGCCCACCAGCGCCAGGTCATATCCAAGGCGCATCCCAGGCTCCCTGGTACCTCCGAGGGTCAGACGCCCGAGGTGGGGGTTTCGCTTTCGCTGCCAGCCGGGCAGGCAGAGCGAGGCTGGGCCTGCTCCTcgctcctcccagcccctcgACCCGCTTCCCGCGAAACAGGAGGTGTCGGGCGGAAGgcggcctgcagctgcagccaaagCTGGGCGCCCTCGGCCCAAAAGACCTTTCCACTGTCCAGAAGCGGCTCCCCAAAAGGTCCAAGTTCAAAACCACAGGGGGCTCAAGACAGATGGGTTTCTCAGTCGACTGGAAGACTTTTCCACTCAGAACTCCCTCTGGAGACATCACGCCTCTCCCCAAAAAGGCGTCATCCCAGCCACCCAAGAGCAGCCGTGGGACACGTCTGCTCCTCGTATATGTGTGCGCAGAAAACCTAGAGAAAGCTCCAGATCTGAGCTCAGGCCTGGCGAGGTCATCTCCCAGCCGGCTGCCCGCAGGCGCTCCATGCAAAGCTTTGGCCGGCTCAGGCTGGATTTGAGCCAGAGGAGAAACAAAGCATGTGCGAGGCCAGGAGGCACCCCGCGGCCACCGGGAGCTAAGCCTTCAGTTTCCTTACCACCGCCTCTCCTCTCTCTTGGGCTACAGTGAATTTTGCCTCTTACCCTCCTGCTGAGTCTGCCTACCTAAGAACCCGCCATCCTCTGGcaggctgctgggggcaggggacagtTTGAAGAGGCTCAGGATCTGGTCCTGGAGGCCCATAAGTTCTTCCCCAGCCTGTACCAAGGCCGGCCAAAACTGTCCCTCCTCTCGGAGTCCCCTCCCTCTGCACCCAGAGAAGTGACCGGTGACCGGCAAATCGCTGGGAGTTCAATTAATTACAGGCCAAAGGCAAATCCTAGGAGATTTCACATCCTATAGGTGCCTATATCCTGAAATCTCAGCTCCAGAACCTGCATTGCCAACAGGCCTGCTGGATATCCAGGCCAGTCGGCAAAACCCAAAACCACCAGCTGTCCCCCTAGCCTTTTACTTTAAGGGCCTTTGGGGCCTGGATGAGACAAAAGTCTTTGGGGACCGGTGAGGGATCCCGAAAGATCAGGATCTTAAGAAAGGGTCGCAGAATTGACTCTGTGGTTTGTTTGGCTTAGATCTGCTGATAGGGGTTTGCATACTTTTTGCAAGAATGAAAAGGCGCAATTTCAGGCCTCCGAATTTGTGGTCGGCGATTGCTCTTccatttgggaaatattttccatatttgtcATAAAAAGTTCAAGATGTCCGAGGACTCCCACAGAAGGCCACGGACCCTCAGTCTCCCTGGCCAGCCCGGACCCCTCCCCTGAGCCAAAACCAGTTTGAGGAAAAATGGCGAGAGTGACCCCTCACCCGAATGTCTGCCCCCCCCCATTTCTGCCCCTTTCAGGAAGGGTACGGAAGGCCGGCACGACTGACCTGTTTGCTCCATAAACGTCCGGATGCCCAGGATGTTGCTGACGGAGTGAGCCGAGGGCCATGAACGGGGGATGCTGACGTGGCCCGCCGTGCCGGGGACCCCGTGGTGGCTGCCCATCTTGGCGCCCGTGGGAGACACAGGGCTGGGGTAGGGATACTGGTAGATGTGGTTGTAAGGCAGAGCAGGCTGCGGCGGCGGCTGCTTGCTCGCCTCGTAGGGCCCGGGCTGAGCCAGGCTGCCGATTTTATTGCGCAGGATGCGGCTGATGGAACTCACAGAGGGCACGTTGTACTTGTCGCAGACGCCATCGGCCAGCAGCCGGTCGCGGATTTCCCAGGCAAAGATGCCGGGGTCGCCCTGCTTGTAGTCCCGGATGTGCTTGACCACGTTGGGAGTGGTGACACGGGGTTTGCTGCCCCCGATGGCCCCGGGCAGGATGGAGCCTGTCTCGTTGTAGCGCGCCAGGATCTTGCTCACGCAGCCGTGGGAGACGCGAAGCTGCCGGCTGATGTCACAGGGTCGGATACCCAGCTGCGCCAGCTCCACGATGCGCAGGCGGATGGCGTTGGGCAGGGGCCGGCCGTTGACAAACACACCGCCCAGCTGATTCACCTCGCCGTACGTCTGCTCTGCGGACGCGCCCGACGagagtgaggggaggggagagaacacCGGCGGGTTAGCCGAGGGTGGTCTTGCGGGGACAGGGGCTGCACCCGGGGCGCCTCCGAAGGTGACCGGTGGGTCCTCTGAGTCAGAGCGAACGGACCGGGGCCGGCTCCGGGAGTGGGCAGGGGCGCAGGCGCCGCGCGCTTCAGCCCTCCGTGCCGTTTCGCGACTTTTGACGCGTCTACTTGGGACATCCCCTCCCCGCGACACGCCGAACGCCCCCCTCCCCGGGACTGGCGGCGTGCGGAGAACGCGGCTGCTCAGGGACCCGGGCTCCCGGGCACGGCGGGCGCGAGGGAAGGGAGGCGCCGGGACACCCCCCGCCTCCTCCGCCTGCCCCTTACCCATGGCGCGCGGGCGGGCCAGCTGCCTGGCGCCGAGGCGGCCGGGACTGGGCCCGGCGCGGTCCGGGAGAGCTCGGGCGCCGCAGCCGCGGGAGAGGCATAGAGGGAGGGCGCGCGCGAGCCGAGAGCCGCGGCGGCCGGGCCGCGGGCTGGAAGAGCGCCGGGCGCCGCCGCCGAGCGCGCTGCCGCCCGTCCCTGggccggccgccgccgccgccgccgcccgctccCAGGACACTCTCCACGCCCGCGACCCCAGGCCTAGGGTGAACTTCATCCGATTAGGAGAAATTCGTCTGACCGGGAGGCTGCGGAGAGCGGGGATCAATTTGACGTGTCCTCCACGTCAATCTCGGCAGTCACGCCGGAGACGCGCGAGTTGGCAGCTCATTGGTTCCCGTCACCGCGCCCCGgcggccccctccccgccccgaaACCCTACCCCCTTCTCGCGTCCTCCCCCCCCTCGGCCCTCCTTCGGAACCcatccccctacacacacacacacacacacacacacacacacacgcacacgcacacgcacgcacacacacacacccaaacccCAGCtgggcctgggaccttccacttGCTCTACTCCCCTTGAAGCCCCTTACCCCCTTGTGTTTTGAGAATGATGGGTTACTCGGTTCAAACTGATGAGTATTTATTAGCACTAGTACtagttttggttttagttttatgACTCACCTCCGCTGCCATAACTGCTAAAACATCCCAGGATTAAAGTGAATCTGGGCAAGGCGATGGGTGCGGGGCAGGGGAAGAGGGGTGCCAGCGCCCCAGCTCCCCCCCCAACTCCTGGGCAACCAGTGGGAACCCAGCTTAGAGCAGAGCCCCTGTGAGGAGGGCTCAAGACACTTTCAGTGGAGTGACTCCTGCCTGTCCCATTTCTGGATGACACGCCAATCTCACTCTCAAAAAATATCTGCAGTGTTTAACATCCAcccatttggggggggggtagtgtGATTTCAGTCATGCAAGGGGCACATTCTAAATTCTGTCTTTCTGCAAAAAGGCCCACCCTTTTGAACTCATTTCTCTGAGAGGTGACACAGGACTCAGGTGGGAAAGGATTCTGACCTGCTGGCCCCGGAACAAGgacaccctcctcctcccccctgaCTGGACCCCAAGGGCATCCTGGTGGCGCCAAAGACCCCATGCTGTAGCTCCTGCTCTAGGCCTGAAGGACAGTTCTTTTATCCCAAGCCAGAAGCCCGAACCCTCCCAAGCTGAGCCGGCTGGCCTCACCTTTCAACCAGCATCCTTGGCTTCCAGGAGTCTTTGTTAAACTACTGAATGGTCCTTTCCCCTTCATATAAGCAGGGTTTGCACAGCCCTGAACTCTTTGGCCTCAGCATTAACTCTTTCCTCTACATTTACCTTGCATCAACACCAAGTTGTAGATTTCCCAGGGTGTGGTGGGCCCTAACTGTGACAGGCCCAAAGGAAACTTCCAAGTGGGGTCCAGGAGAGAGCAGGTGAAGGGAAAAGGCTCCTAGTTTTGTGCTGAACTGACTCCCAGGCCAGGACCTGGGGGTTTTGAACTTTGGGCCAGTAAGAGCAAAGGGCTTTGGGCTGCATATGGAATAACAGGAATGGGCCCTGAGTAACAGGAAGGGGTCTAGGAAAAGCCCTGGTTCCCAGGACTACCATGCACTCCTCAGGAGGAGGGAAGAGCCCCTCCACccctgagctgggggtggggggagagtggcTCAGAGCTCCTGCACAATGATGCTGATGGAGGCACAGATGGACCCGTTCAGTTCGGCCTTGAGAGCAGTGACCACCCAGTCCCTGACTCCTTTCTCTCCGCTGCGGGACCTGAAAGCGTCCTAAGCCACCTGAATGTGTCAATTATGGGCTGAATTATAAATCCCGGCCCTTAGGAGGGAGTGCTGCAGGCCCCAGCAGATAACTCCAATAATTTTCCCCGGAAAAAGAATACCCGAGTTCAAAAGAGGTGAACTCCCACAGCACACAAAACATATTGCAGCCTCGGCCTCCAGGTGCTTCAGGGAGGACGCAGGGAATGGGAAAAGGAGAGGCAGTACAAGGGTGAGAGGTGGGGGCTGTTTGGAAGTTTAGGCCGGTCCAGGACTGCACAGGGTCGGTGTtgggaaaggggaaagggtggTTTGGACTTAGGTGGGCAAATGGgaaacaggaactctgcaagGGCGCAGAGCAGAACGCTGAGCACTCAGTGGACCTAGGGCTCCCGGAAGCCTCGGGGAGTGGGATGCGCCCCTTCAGTTCTCTCCGGGTGGTTTGGAACCAGTTAGCCCTTGAGCTAGACTTTCGTTGCCTGAATTTCGAGTGGGGTgccagaaaccaaaaaattttatTCCTAGACCTGGGAAACTCAGCTCCCATA belongs to Phacochoerus africanus isolate WHEZ1 chromosome 3, ROS_Pafr_v1, whole genome shotgun sequence and includes:
- the PAX1 gene encoding paired box protein Pax-1 — encoded protein: MLVESLPVRRISPNRMKFTLGLGSRAWRVSWERAAAAAAAGPGTGGSALGGGARRSSSPRPGRRGSRLARALPLCLSRGCGARALPDRAGPSPGRLGARQLARPRAMGKGQAEEAGGVPAPPFPRARRAREPGSLSSRVLRTPPVPGRGAFGVSRGGDVPSRRVKSRETARRAEARGACAPAHSRSRPRSVRSDSEDPPVTFGGAPGAAPVPARPPSANPPVFSPLPSLSSGASAEQTYGEVNQLGGVFVNGRPLPNAIRLRIVELAQLGIRPCDISRQLRVSHGCVSKILARYNETGSILPGAIGGSKPRVTTPNVVKHIRDYKQGDPGIFAWEIRDRLLADGVCDKYNVPSVSSISRILRNKIGSLAQPGPYEASKQPPPQPALPYNHIYQYPYPSPVSPTGAKMGSHHGVPGTAGHVSIPRSWPSAHSVSNILGIRTFMEQTGALAGSEGAAYSPKMEEWAGVNRTAFPASPSVNGLEKPALEADIKYTQSASGLSAVGGFLPACAYPASNQHGVYSSPAGGYLAPGPPWPPAAQGPPLAPPGAGVTVHGGELAAAMTFKHPSREVADRKPPSPGGKAPDGLGSLHGLPIPASTS